One region of Gorilla gorilla gorilla isolate KB3781 chromosome 13, NHGRI_mGorGor1-v2.1_pri, whole genome shotgun sequence genomic DNA includes:
- the NAIF1 gene encoding nuclear apoptosis-inducing factor 1, with protein sequence MAVPAKKRKMNFSEREVEIIVEELELKKHLLVNHFNAGVPLAAKSAAWHGILRRVNAVATCRRELPEVKKKWSDLKTEVRRKVAQVRAAVEGGEAPGPTEEDGAGGPGTGGGSGGGGPAVAPVLLTPMQQRICNLLGEATIISLPSTTEIHPVALGPSATAAAATVTLTQIPTETTYHTLEESVVEYCTAEAPPPLPPEAPVDMMAQHADTSVKPQALKSRIALNSAKLIQEQRVTNLHVKEIAQHLEQQNDLLQMIRRSQEVQACAQERQAQAMEGTQAALSVLIQVLRPMIKDFRRYLQSNTANPAPASDPGQVAQNGQPDSIIQ encoded by the exons aTGGCCGTCCCAGCCAAGAAAAGGAAGATGAACTTCTCGGAGCGGGAGGTGGAGATCATCGTGGAGGAGCTGGAGCTGAAGAAGCACCTGCTGGTGAACCACTTCAACGCCGGGGTCCCCCTGGCCGCCAAGAGCGCGGCCTGGCACGGCATCCTGAGAAGGGTCAACGCCGTGGCCACCTGCCGCAGAGAGCTGCCTGAGGTCAAGAAGAAGTGGTCTGACCTCAAGACCGAGGTCCGTCGCAAGGTTGCCCAGGTCCGGGCCGCCGTGGAGGGTGGTGAGGCGCCGGGGCCCACTGAGGAGGACGGAGCTGGGGGGCCTGGGACAGGCGGTGGCAGTGGCGGCGGTGGCCCAGCTGTAGCCCCAGTGCTGCTGACCCCCATGCAACAACGTATCTGCAACCTGCTGGGCGAGGCCACCatcatcagcctgcccagcacCACAGAGATCCACCCTGTGGCCCTCGGACCCTCGGCCACCGCAGCCGCAGCCACGGTCACCCTGACGCAGA TCCCCACAGAGACCACCTATCACACGCTGGAGGAGAGCGTGGTGGAGTACTGCACGGCTGAGGCGCCCCCACCTCTGCCACCGGAGGCCCCTGTGGACATGATGGCCCAGCATGCAGACACGTCGGTCAAGCCGCAAGCGCTCAAGAGCCGCATTGCTCTCAACTCCGCCAAGCTGATACAGGAGCAGCGGGTCACCAACCTGCATGTGAAGGAGATCGCACAGCACCTGGAACAGCAGAACGACCTACTGCAGATGATCCGCCGCTCCCAGGAAGTGCAGGCCTGTGCCCAGGAGCGCCAGGCCCAGGCCATGGAGGGCACACAGGCTGCCCTGAGCGTCCTCATCCAGGTCCTCCGGCCTATGATCAAAGATTTCCGCCGCTACCTGCAGAGCAACACAGCTAACCCGGCCCCCGCCTCTGACCCTGGGCAGGTGGCCCAGAATGGGCAGCCAGACAGCATCATCCAGTGA